Proteins co-encoded in one Gadus morhua chromosome 6, gadMor3.0, whole genome shotgun sequence genomic window:
- the ndc80 gene encoding kinetochore protein NDC80 homolog isoform X1, with amino-acid sequence MARLSASTAVQNDDQNKFQLECCFVQAAFRWGGSALNTAVWAVNLSFKVPSEKDRTNTMERVRKSRAKDSRLSEMPMRVADNNRMSMAYTTPNRGRMNRAQSSRLSEMPMRVVDSNRTSMVYTTPKSCMPSFGKLNIPKPQSHTSERRTSFFGARASGAGMPRNSSIGGFGGSEKLKDVRPLHDKAFVQQCVRQLSEFLSENGFLGSVSTKMLQSPSTKEFLKMFEFIYSQLDNTFQLPTSKVEEEVPRLLKDMGYPFAISKSSMYSVGAPHTWPLVLGALIWLIDTVKIYWCMSREELLFSDFSDDMNIDDGQMNIEDGPEYNKMFLDYTVETYGKYLQGADTFEDEDEVHFHKLKALYNVDEVQLASLDDIFRKLSDKVAQLESERQADPLMSKRIQKMELQADLKKLQSFRSSMEALKSSMEAKALEVTDEQEAAGHQLESLKQEQERLQVVLKNQKFTPADVERINREKNELQQTISSLSKSLEEAEQHMWNEEIAVIKAKEKAELKLTEYHKLARKLKLIPASAENACGHDYEIRANLEIGPSTMVQYKTQVMVRLRDLIGNVEEEASQLTNQKLSVEESIEQVNCNLLDKSNDLKQLRENIRKLDQQVEQDMEEVARDEQKWAEELESLENHRKLLEKNVNIGHDKAVRELKAAQQQYHLVLQETNEERRSVANHLTSAISIAAEHLDMVESCLEELNDKVKRALSKATEEDTAELRRLQDMSKAFIAKAQSL; translated from the exons ATGGCACGACTTTCCGCCTCTACTGCCGTGCAGAATGATGACCAGAACAAGTTCCAATTGGAA TGCTGCTTTGTCCAAGCCGCTTTCCGTTGGGGCGGAAGTGCTTTGAATACGGCGGTTTGGGCGGTTAATTTGAGTTTCAAAGTCCCGTCAGAAAAGGACCGTACAAACACAATGGAACG AGTGAGGAAGAGCAGGGCTAAGGACAGCCGGCTGTCGGAGATGCCCATGCGAGTCGCCGATAACAACAGGATGAGCATGGCTTATACTACGCCCAACAG AGGGAGGATGAACAGGGCTCAGAGCAGCCGGCTGTCGGAGATGCCCATGCGAGTCGTCGATAGCAACAGGACGAGCATGGTGTATACTACGCCCAAGAG TTGCATGCCTTCGTTTGGAAAGCTGAACATCCCCAAGCCTCAGTCTCACACCTCTGAGAGAAGGACCTCCTTTTTTGGGGCCAG GGCCAGTGGCGCCGGCATGCCTCGCAACAGCTCCATTGGAGGCTTCGGAGGATCAGAGAAGTTAAAAGATGTCCGTCCTCTACATGACAAGGCCTTCGTGCAGCAGTGTGTCAGACAGCTCTCTGAG TTCCTGTCAGAAAATGGGTTCCTGGGCTCTGTGTCCACCAAAATGCTCCAGTCTCCTTCCACCAAAGAGTTTCTAAAGATGTTTGAGTTCATCTACAGCCAGCTTGACAACACCTTCCAATTGCCCACTTCCAAAGTTGAGGAGGAGGTTCCGCGCCTCCTGAAAGACATGGG GTATCCGTTTGCCATTTCGAAGAGCTCCATGTATTCGGTGGGGGCCCCACACACCTGGCCCCTGGTCCTGGGGGCCCTCATTTGGCTCATTGACACTGTCAAG atctACTGGTGTATGAGCAGGGAAGAGCTTCTGTTCAGTGATTTCTCAGACGACATGAACATCGACGACGGCCAAATGAATATTGAGGACGGGCCAGAGTACAACAAG ATGTTCCTGGACTACACAGTTGAGACGTATGGAAAGTACCTGCAGGGCGCGGACACTttcgaggacgaggacgaggtcCACTTCCACAAACTGA AGGCCCTTTACAACGTGGATGAGGTGCAGTTGGCATCCCTGGACGACATATTCAGGAAGCTCAGCGACAAGGTGGCGCAgctggagagtgagagacaagCG GACCCCCTGATGAGCAAGAGGATACAGAAGATGGAGTTGCAGGCGGACCTCAAGAAGCTCCAGAGCTTCCGGAGCAGCATGGAGGCCCTAAAGTCCTCGATGGAGGCCAAGGCTTTAGAGGTCACAGATGAGCAGGAGGCCGCAG GCCACCAACTGGAGTCCCTGAAGCAGGAGCAGGAACGCCTGCAGGTCGTGCTGAAGAACCAGAAGTTCACCCCGGCGGACGTGGAGCGCATAAACCGGGAGAAGAACGAGCTGCAGCAGACCATCTCCAGCCTCAGCAAGAGCCTGGAGGAGGCCGAGCAGCACATGTGGAACGAGGAGATCGCCGTGATCAAGGCCAAGGAGAAG GCAGAGCTGAAGCTCACTGAGTACCATAAACTTGCTCGTAAGCTGAAGCTCATTCCAGCATCGGCTGAGAACGCCTGCGGCCACGACTATGAGATCAGGGCCAACTTGGAGATCGGGCCCTCAACCATGGTCCAGTACAAAACGCAGGTCATG GTACGTCTGCGGGACCTGATTGGtaacgtggaggaggaggccagccAACTGACCAATCAAAAGCTCAGTGTGGAGGAATCGATCGAGCAG GTGAACTGCAACCTCTTGGACAAGTCAAATGACCTTAAACAGCTCAGGGAGAACATCCGCAAGCTGGACCAGCAAGTGGAGCAGGACATGGAG GAGGTGGCGCGAGATGAGCAGAAGTGGGCCGAGGAGCTGGAGTCACTGGAGAACCACCGGAAACTTCTGGAGAAGAACGTCAACATCGGCCACGACAAGGCCGTGCGAGAGCTCAAGGCCGCGCAACAACA GTACCACCTGGTGCTCCAGGAGACcaatgaggagaggaggtcgGTGGCCAACCACCTGACCTCAGCCATCTCCATCGCTGCAGAACACCTGGACATGGTAGAG AGCTGTCTGGAGGAGCTGAACGACAAAGTGAAGCGTGCGCTCAGCAAGGCCACGGAGGAGGACACGGCTGAGCTGAGGAGACTGCAGGACATGAGCAAGGCCTTCATAGCCAAGGCTCAAAGCTTgtag
- the ndc80 gene encoding kinetochore protein NDC80 homolog isoform X2, whose amino-acid sequence MARLSASTAVQNDDQNKFQLECCFVQAAFRWGGSALNTAVWAVNLSFKVPSEKDRTNTMERGRMNRAQSSRLSEMPMRVVDSNRTSMVYTTPKSCMPSFGKLNIPKPQSHTSERRTSFFGARASGAGMPRNSSIGGFGGSEKLKDVRPLHDKAFVQQCVRQLSEFLSENGFLGSVSTKMLQSPSTKEFLKMFEFIYSQLDNTFQLPTSKVEEEVPRLLKDMGYPFAISKSSMYSVGAPHTWPLVLGALIWLIDTVKIYWCMSREELLFSDFSDDMNIDDGQMNIEDGPEYNKMFLDYTVETYGKYLQGADTFEDEDEVHFHKLKALYNVDEVQLASLDDIFRKLSDKVAQLESERQADPLMSKRIQKMELQADLKKLQSFRSSMEALKSSMEAKALEVTDEQEAAGHQLESLKQEQERLQVVLKNQKFTPADVERINREKNELQQTISSLSKSLEEAEQHMWNEEIAVIKAKEKAELKLTEYHKLARKLKLIPASAENACGHDYEIRANLEIGPSTMVQYKTQVMVRLRDLIGNVEEEASQLTNQKLSVEESIEQVNCNLLDKSNDLKQLRENIRKLDQQVEQDMEEVARDEQKWAEELESLENHRKLLEKNVNIGHDKAVRELKAAQQQYHLVLQETNEERRSVANHLTSAISIAAEHLDMVESCLEELNDKVKRALSKATEEDTAELRRLQDMSKAFIAKAQSL is encoded by the exons ATGGCACGACTTTCCGCCTCTACTGCCGTGCAGAATGATGACCAGAACAAGTTCCAATTGGAA TGCTGCTTTGTCCAAGCCGCTTTCCGTTGGGGCGGAAGTGCTTTGAATACGGCGGTTTGGGCGGTTAATTTGAGTTTCAAAGTCCCGTCAGAAAAGGACCGTACAAACACAATGGAACG AGGGAGGATGAACAGGGCTCAGAGCAGCCGGCTGTCGGAGATGCCCATGCGAGTCGTCGATAGCAACAGGACGAGCATGGTGTATACTACGCCCAAGAG TTGCATGCCTTCGTTTGGAAAGCTGAACATCCCCAAGCCTCAGTCTCACACCTCTGAGAGAAGGACCTCCTTTTTTGGGGCCAG GGCCAGTGGCGCCGGCATGCCTCGCAACAGCTCCATTGGAGGCTTCGGAGGATCAGAGAAGTTAAAAGATGTCCGTCCTCTACATGACAAGGCCTTCGTGCAGCAGTGTGTCAGACAGCTCTCTGAG TTCCTGTCAGAAAATGGGTTCCTGGGCTCTGTGTCCACCAAAATGCTCCAGTCTCCTTCCACCAAAGAGTTTCTAAAGATGTTTGAGTTCATCTACAGCCAGCTTGACAACACCTTCCAATTGCCCACTTCCAAAGTTGAGGAGGAGGTTCCGCGCCTCCTGAAAGACATGGG GTATCCGTTTGCCATTTCGAAGAGCTCCATGTATTCGGTGGGGGCCCCACACACCTGGCCCCTGGTCCTGGGGGCCCTCATTTGGCTCATTGACACTGTCAAG atctACTGGTGTATGAGCAGGGAAGAGCTTCTGTTCAGTGATTTCTCAGACGACATGAACATCGACGACGGCCAAATGAATATTGAGGACGGGCCAGAGTACAACAAG ATGTTCCTGGACTACACAGTTGAGACGTATGGAAAGTACCTGCAGGGCGCGGACACTttcgaggacgaggacgaggtcCACTTCCACAAACTGA AGGCCCTTTACAACGTGGATGAGGTGCAGTTGGCATCCCTGGACGACATATTCAGGAAGCTCAGCGACAAGGTGGCGCAgctggagagtgagagacaagCG GACCCCCTGATGAGCAAGAGGATACAGAAGATGGAGTTGCAGGCGGACCTCAAGAAGCTCCAGAGCTTCCGGAGCAGCATGGAGGCCCTAAAGTCCTCGATGGAGGCCAAGGCTTTAGAGGTCACAGATGAGCAGGAGGCCGCAG GCCACCAACTGGAGTCCCTGAAGCAGGAGCAGGAACGCCTGCAGGTCGTGCTGAAGAACCAGAAGTTCACCCCGGCGGACGTGGAGCGCATAAACCGGGAGAAGAACGAGCTGCAGCAGACCATCTCCAGCCTCAGCAAGAGCCTGGAGGAGGCCGAGCAGCACATGTGGAACGAGGAGATCGCCGTGATCAAGGCCAAGGAGAAG GCAGAGCTGAAGCTCACTGAGTACCATAAACTTGCTCGTAAGCTGAAGCTCATTCCAGCATCGGCTGAGAACGCCTGCGGCCACGACTATGAGATCAGGGCCAACTTGGAGATCGGGCCCTCAACCATGGTCCAGTACAAAACGCAGGTCATG GTACGTCTGCGGGACCTGATTGGtaacgtggaggaggaggccagccAACTGACCAATCAAAAGCTCAGTGTGGAGGAATCGATCGAGCAG GTGAACTGCAACCTCTTGGACAAGTCAAATGACCTTAAACAGCTCAGGGAGAACATCCGCAAGCTGGACCAGCAAGTGGAGCAGGACATGGAG GAGGTGGCGCGAGATGAGCAGAAGTGGGCCGAGGAGCTGGAGTCACTGGAGAACCACCGGAAACTTCTGGAGAAGAACGTCAACATCGGCCACGACAAGGCCGTGCGAGAGCTCAAGGCCGCGCAACAACA GTACCACCTGGTGCTCCAGGAGACcaatgaggagaggaggtcgGTGGCCAACCACCTGACCTCAGCCATCTCCATCGCTGCAGAACACCTGGACATGGTAGAG AGCTGTCTGGAGGAGCTGAACGACAAAGTGAAGCGTGCGCTCAGCAAGGCCACGGAGGAGGACACGGCTGAGCTGAGGAGACTGCAGGACATGAGCAAGGCCTTCATAGCCAAGGCTCAAAGCTTgtag